The nucleotide sequence GTGCGTCTGTAGTCGGAACAATCGATACGTCGTCGATAGACAGGCCATGGTCACTCCCGGTCTGGTCGGCATCGTACCAGCGGAGCATAACTTCCTGCCCGTTCGCCACAGACAGGCCCGTAATGGTATACGTCTTAACGGTGCGGTTATCAGCAGCGTTTCCGTTAAGCGCGCCTGAGGCAACGGTTGTACCCGAAATCGGACTGGTAAAGTCCAGCGATGGCACGGCCGTGTAGCCCGTTGGTACAGCGCCCGCGGCTACGCTCAGGCTCGTGATGGGCGAAGCCGAAACCAGATACGAGAAAGTGACGGTTTGAGCCGCAGCCCCGCTGTTGCGCCACTGCTCGCCTGCGTAAGTTACCTGCAGCGACGTGATTGTGAAACCCGTATTATTCTGCAGCCGAATACCATAAGCAAAGCTACCGGCTGCCGCTCCGCCCGAGCCAACCGAACCCAGCGCCCGGTCGGTTTCCGTACCTGTTCCGAAGCTATAAAGAGCGCCCGCATTCGAACCTCCATTACTAGCGGTAATAGTGGTTCCTGTTCCGGTTCGCTCGGCATAGACGCCGGGAATCGTCGTATTCTGCTCATAGGTAGCAGTTCCGCTGGTTACCAGCGTATTGAACGTTTCGGTAAGGGTTGTGCTGGAAGGCGTGACCGATACCTGCGCCAGAACAGGCATCGCCAGACTGAGCCCGCAACACAGCATAACGAAGAGTCGGTTGTAAAACCGTTGGTAGAATTTGGACATGATTCCTCCATATGAGTTGTTGATGCCGCAAAATTACCGACTTAAAACCTGTTTTTTGTTTCCGGAATAGGATGTCTGGAACACCAATACCCGATTCGTTTAATTACGGATGTCATTACGTTGTTAACTCCTTAAGGGATAATGCCTTTGCGGAGTCCCCGCTCAGAAAAAATTATTGAGCGGGGAGACACAATCCGGATTAATTACCGACGCTGACGACGCAGTTCAGCAACCTGCCGGGTTAACCGGCGATTCTTCTGATCCTGCAACTGAGAGCGTTTTTCGAGCGCAATGACGTAAAGTGTCAGCTCTTCAATCTTTCTGAGTAGCATCGCATCGGTCTGGTGGAGATCGTTACCCTGCTCGACCATGCCCTCGGCCGAGGGGACACCCGGCAGGTGCTGGTTGGTCTTGATGAACTCCTCGACCTCAGCCAGCGGCTTGAGTTGATAGGTTGGGGCGAACACGTAATCGCTCCACTCGGCAGTGTTTTTCACCGCTACCTTCACCTTTTCAGTCAGAATCCCCTTACTCACAAACAGATTGTAATCGGCGGGCATTCGGGCGATGTCCTGTCCAATTACGACCCGGTCGGCATTTCGGCTATGCAGAATCTGACCATTACGTTCCCAGAGGGCGTCGGCCGCTACGCGACCACCACTGCCGTAGTTGGCCAGGATCACCGTGCCCGTTCCATCCACCGTCAGAAACTTGCTGGCGCTACCCGCTGCGGGCGAGCTACTGGTCAGGTTCTCCAGCCGCAACCCCGAGCTATTGGCTACCCCACTGGTGACATGGAGCCGGACCGAGGGCGCCGTGGTACCGATACCTACGTTAGCGTTGTTGCCCAGCACCAGCGCGTTGTTCACCGTTACGCGGGCGTTAGCGCCAATGGCAGCCGCATTTTGCAGTCCCGACGCGCCCGCATCGGCCCGGAAGCCCAGGAAAGTATTAGTAGTGCCGCCACTGTTGCCCCGGCCAGCTTCGAAACCAATAGCCAGGTTGTTGGAGCCATTAACGCCCGTGCCGTTACCGGCGTTGGTGCCTAAGTAGACGTTATAGCCGCCGGTCGTGTTACCGGCCCCGGCGTTGTCACCCACAAAGAAATTGGCCGTACCGCTGGTGTTGGCGTAACCCGCGTTCGTACCGATCATGACGTTGGAATTACCGTTTGTATTATTCTGCCCCGCCTGTACGCCCAGAAAGGTGTTGAACTGACCCGTGGTGTTGCTTAGCCCCGCCTGAAACCCCAGCATGGTGTTTGATCCGGCGGTCGTATTCGTTCCGGCCCGAATGCCAATCAGGGTGTTTTCAGTTCCATTAAAATTGGCTAATCCGGCTTTGCTGCCGATCATGATATTATTCCAGGCCAGATTATTCAGTCCGGCACTGTCGCCAATCATGATGTTGTAAGACGCGCTTTTATTATTGTAGCCCGCCCGCATACCAATAGCGATATTGCTGGACCCCGTACCATTGCCAAACCCTGCCTGAACGCCCATGTACTGATTCTGCTTGCCGGTGGTGTTACCAGCTCCGGCCTGCAAGCCCAGGAAAACGCTGTTTACGCCAGCCGTATTATTACTGCCAGCGCCGTAGCCCAGCATGACGTTATTTAGCCCGGTGGTGTTGGACGCCCCCGCCCCCGAACCAATGAAGGTGTTGTTTACCCCTATAGTATTCTGAGTACCGGCGCTGGCCCCCACAAAGGTGTTGTCCTGCCCGCCCGTGTTGAGCCGCCCCGCCCGGTACCCAACGAACGTATTAAACCCCGACGTATTCTGTATGCCAGCCCCGGCGCCAACAAATGTATTCGCCGATCCACCACCCGTATTGTATCCGGCACTATCACCTACCATTACGTTATAAACCCCGGCGTATTGGGAGTAATACGCAAAAGCGCCCACCGCCACGTTATTCGATCCTCCCCGATGCCCAAAGGCTCCGGCGTATGAGCCAATGTACACCGTATTCCGATTACCATACGTAGAACTCCCGCTGCCCGCCGAATACCCCAGGTACGTATTGTAGGGAGCCGCCGGATCATCAAACGCCTTGTAAGATCCAATGCCGACGGTTTTAGTCAACGTAGAAGAAATCGGGAGCTGGAAACGGTAGCGCTGCTCACTGTTCGCGCGCAGGTTATAGGTAGAGAGCGGTACATTGATGGCTGGTCCCGTCTGCGCCAGTGCAGTCTGTCCAACCAGCAGCAACAGGAGTACGTATTGATTTTTCATAACCGGATTGTTTTGCCAGGGCAGTGGTTTGAAACGATAAAAGCACGGCTCAACTAAGCCGTGCTTAAATATCTGGATTGATTACTTAACCTCAATCCTATAGACAATCATTCGTCTGATTTCGACTAACCGGTAGCTATTACTTCTTTTTCAGATGCTGCCGGATCAGCCGATTCTCTTTTTTAAGCTGATCTATTTCCTTCTGTTGCTGCTCGTTACGCCGACGCGCTTCAATCATATAGAGGGTTAACTCTTCGATCTTTTCGAGCAGTTTAGCGTCGGTTTGGTGGAGATCGTTGCCCTGCTCCACCATCTGCTGCGCGGAGGGCACGCCCGGCAGGTGCTGGTGCTGCTGAATGTAGGTTTCCACTTCGCCTAAACTGCGCAGCTTGTAGGTGGGCCCAAACACGTAGTCGCTCCACTCAGCGGTGTTCCTGACGGCCACCTTCACCTTCTCAGTCAGAATGCCTTGTCCCACGTACAGACTGTAGCCCGAAGGGGTTTTGCTCACGCCCTGGCCGATAATGATAGCCTCGCCCTTGAGGCTCTGCAGGTAGTCCCCTTTTCGCTGCCATAACGCTTCGACCCCCTCACCGTCGGCCCCTACCCGCGCCCCGGCGACGTAGTTGGCTAAGATTACATCTCCGTTCACATTGACCGTCAGAAACTTACTGGCGTTGGCAACCGGCGCACTGGCCGACGTAATGGGCAGGCGAATCCCTGCTGAGTTAGGAATACCACCTACAATGTGCAGTTTGTTAAGCGGAGCATCCGTGCCAATGCCTACATTAGCGTTGTCGCCCAGCACCAGACTGTTGCTTTGGCTGACCCTGGCGTTGGTGCCCAACGCACTGGCATTGGTCAGACCAGCCGCCGTGGCATCGGCCCGAAAGCCGATGAACGTATTGGTATTACCGCCGTTATTGCCCCGACCAGCCTCAAAACCAATGGCCGTGTTGTTGGAGCCGTTGACGCCTGAGCCGTTGCCCGCATTGGTGCCCAGATACACGTTATACCCCCCGGAGGTATTGGCAGCCCCGGCGTTGTCACCCACAAAGAAGTTGGCCGTACCGCTGGTATTGCTGCTGCCGGCATTAACGCCGATCATCACGTTGGAGCCGCCGGTGGTGTTGTTCAGACCCGCCTGCACGCCCAGGAACGTGTTGAACTGCCCGGTGGTGTTAGCCCGGCCACTCAGATAGCCCAGAAAGGTGTTGGCCCCCACTGTCGTGCTGTAACCAGCCTGATAGCCTACAAACGTATTCTGAGTACTGCCAATATTAGAAAAACCTGCTTTGGAACCCAGAAAAACATTATTTGAGGCATTATTACTGTAGCCCGCCGAATCGCCTACGGCTACGTTGTTACGGCCCGACTGGTTGTTATAAGCGGCCCGTCCGCCCAAAACAGCGTTGCTATAGCCTGACGTATTGTTCCGACCTGCATTTTGCCCTATAAATGTATTATTCGTGGCCGTTGAGCTAT is from Spirosoma taeanense and encodes:
- a CDS encoding beta strand repeat-containing protein; its protein translation is MKNQYVLLLLLVGQTALAQTGPAINVPLSTYNLRANSEQRYRFQLPISSTLTKTVGIGSYKAFDDPAAPYNTYLGYSAGSGSSTYGNRNTVYIGSYAGAFGHRGGSNNVAVGAFAYYSQYAGVYNVMVGDSAGYNTGGGSANTFVGAGAGIQNTSGFNTFVGYRAGRLNTGGQDNTFVGASAGTQNTIGVNNTFIGSGAGASNTTGLNNVMLGYGAGSNNTAGVNSVFLGLQAGAGNTTGKQNQYMGVQAGFGNGTGSSNIAIGMRAGYNNKSASYNIMIGDSAGLNNLAWNNIMIGSKAGLANFNGTENTLIGIRAGTNTTAGSNTMLGFQAGLSNTTGQFNTFLGVQAGQNNTNGNSNVMIGTNAGYANTSGTANFFVGDNAGAGNTTGGYNVYLGTNAGNGTGVNGSNNLAIGFEAGRGNSGGTTNTFLGFRADAGASGLQNAAAIGANARVTVNNALVLGNNANVGIGTTAPSVRLHVTSGVANSSGLRLENLTSSSPAAGSASKFLTVDGTGTVILANYGSGGRVAADALWERNGQILHSRNADRVVIGQDIARMPADYNLFVSKGILTEKVKVAVKNTAEWSDYVFAPTYQLKPLAEVEEFIKTNQHLPGVPSAEGMVEQGNDLHQTDAMLLRKIEELTLYVIALEKRSQLQDQKNRRLTRQVAELRRQRR
- a CDS encoding TMF family protein, which encodes MRLVFYFCIALLPLNLLAQGNYVANTSNSGTPGTFNTLVGPGAGGNGSITGNRGTVVGYNAGYFLTSGVGNSFFGVDAGKFTTTGTDNVFAGFEAGLNNTAGSQNVFLGRAAGGNNVANGNVFIGHQAGVNNTSAAGNVFMGFQSGFNNTTGANNVFTGYGSGVNNTSGTGNVFSGFQAGINTTSGNNNVFSGYQTGYYNTTGSFNTFLGLYAGAFNTTGSSNTFVGREAGYNSSTATNNTFIGQNAGRNNTSGYSNAVLGGRAAYNNQSGRNNVAVGDSAGYSNNASNNVFLGSKAGFSNIGSTQNTFVGYQAGYSTTVGANTFLGYLSGRANTTGQFNTFLGVQAGLNNTTGGSNVMIGVNAGSSNTSGTANFFVGDNAGAANTSGGYNVYLGTNAGNGSGVNGSNNTAIGFEAGRGNNGGNTNTFIGFRADATAAGLTNASALGTNARVSQSNSLVLGDNANVGIGTDAPLNKLHIVGGIPNSAGIRLPITSASAPVANASKFLTVNVNGDVILANYVAGARVGADGEGVEALWQRKGDYLQSLKGEAIIIGQGVSKTPSGYSLYVGQGILTEKVKVAVRNTAEWSDYVFGPTYKLRSLGEVETYIQQHQHLPGVPSAQQMVEQGNDLHQTDAKLLEKIEELTLYMIEARRRNEQQQKEIDQLKKENRLIRQHLKKK